In Halovivax gelatinilyticus, the following are encoded in one genomic region:
- the tmk gene encoding dTMP kinase, with protein MLVTLEGIDGSGKTTVWEALQAEYPEATFTREPTDSWYGEAVYRSIEDDDADPLAELFLYTADHADHLTRVIEPALERGDIVISDRYADSRYAYQGATLDGEVVRPMEYVRGIHTAFTIEPDLTLYFDVDPETGASRAGVTNKFERVSFLSHVHENYDRLRQAEPERFVTIDASQPPEDVIDRVIEIMDEVHRSMSDST; from the coding sequence ATGCTGGTCACGCTCGAGGGCATCGATGGCAGCGGCAAAACGACGGTGTGGGAGGCCCTGCAGGCGGAGTACCCCGAGGCGACGTTCACGCGCGAACCGACGGATTCGTGGTACGGCGAGGCCGTCTACCGGTCGATCGAGGACGACGACGCCGATCCGCTCGCCGAACTCTTCTTGTACACGGCCGATCACGCAGACCACCTCACTCGCGTGATCGAACCCGCGCTCGAACGGGGCGATATCGTCATCTCCGATCGGTACGCCGACTCCCGGTACGCCTATCAGGGGGCGACGCTCGACGGTGAGGTCGTCAGACCGATGGAGTACGTTCGAGGGATACACACCGCGTTTACGATCGAACCGGATCTCACGCTCTACTTCGACGTCGATCCCGAAACCGGCGCGAGTCGTGCCGGTGTGACAAACAAGTTCGAGCGGGTGTCGTTTCTCTCGCACGTTCACGAAAATTACGACCGCCTTCGTCAGGCAGAACCGGAGCGGTTCGTCACGATCGACGCCTCACAGCCGCCGGAGGACGTCATAGATCGGGTGATCGAGATTATGGACGAGGTCCACCGTTCGATGTCGGATTCGACCTGA
- a CDS encoding Lrp/AsnC ligand binding domain-containing protein translates to MVHAFIMVKTSAGTSEELLASITEVESVEGAHIVAGEFDIIAEVDAPEVYDVLEAVSTGVQTRDGVIETKTYIALD, encoded by the coding sequence ATGGTTCACGCGTTCATCATGGTAAAGACCTCCGCCGGAACGTCGGAAGAGCTCCTGGCGTCTATTACGGAGGTGGAGTCGGTCGAAGGGGCCCACATCGTCGCCGGCGAGTTCGACATCATCGCCGAAGTCGACGCCCCCGAAGTCTACGACGTGCTCGAAGCCGTCTCGACGGGCGTACAGACGCGAGACGGTGTCATCGAGACGAAAACGTACATCGCGCTGGATTGA
- a CDS encoding complex I NDUFA9 subunit family protein, whose product MDVLVAGGTGFIGTALCEQLAERDHRVTAMARDPSGTSLPNAVDTIAGDVTDPDSIPDAVDGVDAVVNLVALSPLFQTPRGATHASVHLGGTKTLVSAAEDAGVGRFVQMSGLGADPSAPTAHLRAKGRAEAVVTESSVESVVCRPSVVFGEGSEFLSFVELTTTPYVTALPGGGSMRFQPIWIGDLAPMLADCVDGDHAGETYELGGPEVCSLADVTRQFYAARGQSVRIVPVPTVLSRIGLAAAGPIPFVPFSREQARALSVDNTVTSNDVTAFDVDPASLRTLKTYFETPEQGRELAAE is encoded by the coding sequence ATGGACGTACTCGTCGCCGGCGGCACCGGGTTCATCGGAACGGCCCTCTGTGAACAGCTGGCAGAACGCGACCACCGCGTCACGGCGATGGCCCGCGATCCGAGTGGGACGTCGCTTCCGAACGCGGTCGACACCATCGCAGGCGACGTCACCGACCCCGACTCGATACCGGACGCGGTCGACGGTGTGGACGCCGTCGTGAATCTCGTCGCGCTATCGCCGCTGTTCCAGACGCCCCGCGGCGCCACGCACGCGTCGGTCCACCTCGGGGGCACCAAGACGCTGGTTTCGGCGGCCGAAGACGCCGGAGTCGGTCGGTTCGTACAGATGAGCGGCCTCGGAGCCGATCCCAGCGCGCCGACCGCTCACCTTCGTGCGAAGGGGCGAGCAGAGGCGGTTGTCACGGAGAGCAGCGTCGAGTCGGTCGTCTGCAGACCGTCGGTCGTCTTCGGCGAGGGGAGCGAGTTTCTCTCGTTCGTCGAGCTGACGACGACGCCGTACGTCACGGCCCTTCCCGGCGGCGGCTCGATGCGGTTCCAACCGATCTGGATCGGCGACCTCGCGCCGATGCTAGCAGACTGCGTCGACGGCGATCACGCCGGCGAGACGTACGAACTGGGCGGGCCGGAGGTGTGCTCGCTTGCGGACGTCACCCGACAGTTCTACGCGGCCAGAGGGCAATCGGTCCGGATCGTGCCAGTTCCGACAGTCCTCTCACGCATCGGACTGGCGGCCGCGGGCCCGATACCGTTCGTGCCATTCAGTCGGGAGCAAGCCAGAGCGCTCTCGGTCGACAACACCGTCACCTCGAACGACGTCACAGCGTTCGATGTCGACCCCGCCTCGCTTCGAACGCTCAAAACGTACTTCGAGACACCCGAACAGGGTCGTGAACTGGCCGCCGAGTGA
- the hutH gene encoding histidine ammonia-lyase, whose amino-acid sequence MGERGSNDPVRIDGETLTPRDVERVARFDAPVTVTDEARERVELARERIADVVASGEPVYGVNTGFGELVDEQIPPDELERLQHNLLRSHASGAGEPLEREAVRAMLVTRLNALAKGYSGVRPIVVDHLVTMLNERIHPVVRSRGSLGASGDLAPLAHMALVLIGEGEAIVEPDDAGDGNATRRHPGDEALATAGLDPLSLAPKEGLALINGTQLTVGLAALLTVDAERTVEAADAAGALTTEVTMGSTVPSHPALTAVRPHPGHEESAEQIRALTADSEIVESHRNCDRVQDAYSLRCQPQVHGAVREALSHLREAVERELNSATDNPLVFDADDADPRASGTDRAAVLSGGNFHGEPLALRLDYATSALTELAAISERRIDRTLNPNLQEPHLPPFLAVESGVESGYMIAQYTAASLVNENRSLGRPSMDNTPVSGGQEDHVSMSAQSAAHAKTALGNARHVIATELCTAAEAAEYVDDALTHGRGTGAVYDLVRDVVPPLDGDRPLTDDVEAVAELIADGTVDDRIDSALE is encoded by the coding sequence ATGGGTGAACGCGGATCGAACGATCCCGTCCGGATCGACGGGGAGACGCTCACGCCGAGGGACGTCGAGCGAGTCGCCAGATTCGACGCCCCGGTTACGGTGACCGACGAGGCTCGCGAGCGGGTCGAACTCGCGCGCGAACGAATCGCGGACGTCGTCGCCTCCGGGGAGCCCGTCTACGGCGTCAACACCGGGTTCGGTGAACTCGTCGACGAACAGATCCCGCCCGACGAACTCGAGCGACTGCAACACAATCTCCTCCGGAGTCACGCGAGCGGTGCCGGCGAACCGCTCGAGCGCGAAGCCGTCCGCGCGATGCTGGTAACGCGGTTGAACGCGCTCGCGAAGGGCTACTCAGGGGTGCGACCGATCGTCGTCGACCACCTCGTGACGATGCTAAACGAGCGGATCCACCCGGTCGTCCGGTCGCGGGGCAGTCTCGGCGCGAGCGGCGATCTCGCACCGCTCGCCCACATGGCGCTGGTCCTGATCGGCGAGGGCGAAGCGATCGTCGAACCCGACGACGCCGGAGACGGTAACGCGACGCGCCGGCACCCCGGTGACGAGGCGCTCGCGACGGCGGGACTGGACCCGTTATCGCTCGCGCCGAAAGAAGGACTCGCTCTCATCAACGGGACGCAACTCACGGTCGGCCTGGCCGCCCTCCTCACCGTCGACGCCGAGCGAACGGTTGAGGCTGCCGACGCAGCCGGCGCACTCACGACCGAAGTGACGATGGGATCGACGGTTCCATCACACCCCGCATTGACCGCGGTTCGACCCCATCCGGGACACGAAGAGAGCGCCGAACAGATACGCGCGCTCACGGCGGATTCTGAGATCGTCGAATCGCATCGTAACTGCGACCGCGTACAGGACGCCTACTCGCTTCGGTGTCAACCACAGGTCCACGGGGCCGTACGGGAAGCGCTTTCGCACCTGCGCGAGGCGGTCGAGCGAGAACTCAACAGCGCGACGGACAACCCGCTCGTCTTCGATGCGGACGACGCCGACCCGCGAGCCAGCGGCACCGATCGAGCGGCCGTCCTCTCGGGTGGAAACTTCCACGGCGAACCGCTCGCGCTCCGGCTGGACTACGCGACGTCCGCGCTGACGGAACTCGCGGCCATCAGCGAGCGACGCATCGATCGAACGCTCAACCCGAACCTCCAGGAACCACATCTTCCCCCGTTTCTGGCGGTCGAAAGCGGCGTCGAGTCGGGTTACATGATCGCTCAGTACACCGCCGCGTCGCTCGTCAACGAGAACCGGTCGCTGGGGCGGCCATCGATGGACAACACGCCCGTCTCTGGCGGACAGGAAGATCACGTCAGTATGAGCGCCCAGTCGGCCGCCCACGCGAAGACCGCGCTCGGCAACGCTCGGCACGTGATCGCGACGGAACTCTGTACGGCCGCCGAAGCCGCCGAGTACGTCGACGACGCGCTGACACACGGACGCGGAACGGGTGCGGTGTACGATCTCGTTCGCGACGTTGTCCCCCCGCTCGACGGCGACCGGCCGCTGACCGACGACGTCGAAGCGGTCGCCGAATTGATCGCCGACGGCACTGTGGACGACCGCATCGACTCGGCGCTCGAGTAG
- a CDS encoding Lrp/AsnC family transcriptional regulator, with the protein MVTAFVMIKANTGEADRLQEEIEAIDGVVSAHIVAGDVDLIAKTDVANPAAVKDISATKIQGIDGVEGTQTYIAMG; encoded by the coding sequence ATGGTTACTGCGTTCGTCATGATCAAAGCGAACACCGGCGAGGCGGATCGACTTCAGGAGGAGATCGAGGCGATCGACGGCGTCGTCTCCGCGCACATTGTCGCGGGTGACGTCGATCTAATCGCGAAGACCGACGTAGCAAATCCGGCAGCGGTCAAGGACATCTCCGCGACCAAAATTCAGGGCATAGACGGTGTCGAAGGGACGCAGACGTACATCGCGATGGGTTGA
- a CDS encoding potassium channel family protein, with product MRFVIVGAGRVGLRTARVLREEGHEVTLIELDEPTRRRAEAAEFDVVAGDGSREEILAEAGIDDADAVGALTGDLNVNFAACMIGSHRGCRTVMRIDDDYREEIYRKYADEVDEVIYPERLGAIGAKNALLGGTIRAIADIAQHLQIVELTITSEAPVEGYTVSELQLPADATVLAMSKDGSPFQIPDADEALETDDRLVVLTDFAVLGDVRQIVVGDPTKPHAVGAGGVN from the coding sequence ATGCGGTTTGTTATCGTGGGTGCTGGTCGAGTCGGATTGCGCACCGCGCGCGTCCTCCGCGAAGAGGGCCACGAGGTGACGCTGATCGAACTGGACGAGCCAACACGCCGACGAGCGGAGGCGGCCGAGTTCGACGTCGTCGCTGGCGACGGCTCGCGTGAAGAAATTCTCGCGGAGGCGGGGATCGACGACGCCGACGCCGTCGGGGCGCTCACCGGAGACTTAAACGTCAACTTCGCCGCCTGCATGATCGGTTCACACCGCGGTTGTCGAACGGTCATGCGGATCGACGACGACTACCGCGAGGAGATCTACCGAAAGTACGCAGACGAGGTCGACGAGGTGATCTACCCCGAGCGCCTCGGCGCCATCGGCGCGAAGAACGCGCTGCTCGGCGGCACGATACGGGCGATCGCCGACATCGCCCAGCACCTCCAGATCGTCGAACTCACGATCACGTCCGAGGCGCCGGTCGAGGGCTACACCGTTAGCGAGTTGCAGCTTCCGGCCGACGCCACCGTCCTCGCGATGAGCAAGGACGGTTCGCCGTTTCAGATACCCGACGCTGACGAGGCGCTCGAAACCGACGACCGGCTAGTAGTTCTCACTGACTTCGCCGTCCTGGGCGACGTCAGACAGATCGTCGTCGGCGATCCGACGAAACCGCACGCGGTCGGCGCTGGAGGTGTCAACTGA
- the hutG gene encoding formimidoylglutamase produces the protein MAEAAITDPDGWRSPSTDPSDETFGDVVERTSLDECGSYDAVLLGEPYDGAVIGRRGAREGPAAIRDALAGVKSHHIEAGPVGSIGDLGDVRWPTNSVSVDDRDDVDAVQSLTESVTATVHDADTLPVFLGGDNSLTVANVSPLLESGSVGVINFDAHLDVREPIDGPTSGTPYRQLIDSGLDAYAVVGARHFETSSTYVEWLQAEGGAIVTAESVGTDRHAALDRAKRALSGVDHLYVSVDVDVLDAPAAPGVSAPTPGGLSAPDLFACVREVCASTRLAGFEIVECAPSHDEGDRTARAAARTVAHALAGYGAGDAVGSDDGGIRRA, from the coding sequence ATGGCCGAGGCCGCGATCACCGATCCAGACGGCTGGCGTTCGCCGTCGACCGATCCGAGCGACGAGACGTTCGGAGACGTGGTCGAACGGACGTCGCTCGACGAGTGCGGTTCGTACGACGCGGTGTTGCTCGGCGAACCGTACGACGGCGCAGTCATCGGCCGTCGTGGGGCGCGAGAGGGACCGGCGGCGATCCGCGACGCGCTAGCCGGCGTCAAGAGCCACCACATCGAGGCGGGCCCGGTCGGGTCGATCGGCGACCTCGGCGACGTGCGGTGGCCGACGAATTCGGTGTCGGTCGACGATCGAGACGACGTCGACGCGGTGCAGTCGCTCACCGAGTCGGTGACGGCGACGGTACACGACGCGGATACGCTGCCGGTCTTTCTCGGCGGGGACAACTCGCTCACCGTCGCGAACGTCTCGCCCCTGCTCGAGTCAGGGTCGGTCGGCGTGATAAACTTCGACGCCCACCTGGACGTTCGCGAGCCGATCGATGGACCGACGAGCGGGACGCCATACCGGCAGCTGATCGACAGCGGACTCGACGCCTACGCCGTGGTCGGCGCGCGCCACTTCGAGACGTCCTCGACCTACGTCGAGTGGCTCCAGGCCGAGGGCGGAGCGATCGTCACGGCGGAATCGGTGGGAACCGACCGCCACGCGGCGCTCGATCGAGCGAAGCGGGCGCTCTCCGGCGTCGATCACCTCTACGTCAGCGTCGACGTCGACGTCCTCGACGCGCCGGCCGCACCGGGAGTCAGCGCGCCCACGCCGGGTGGCCTCAGCGCGCCCGACCTCTTCGCGTGCGTACGCGAAGTCTGTGCTAGTACTCGGCTCGCCGGATTCGAGATCGTCGAATGTGCCCCGAGTCACGACGAGGGCGACCGAACCGCCCGCGCGGCGGCCCGAACGGTCGCGCACGCGCTCGCGGGGTACGGTGCCGGAGACGCGGTGGGTTCCGACGACGGAGGGATCCGTCGTGCCTGA
- a CDS encoding DUF5813 family protein, producing MTTDEYAMADAVERALDTHDAFEPGADGYVLETTVFDVSVTATAAEGERDGAFEVTVVVPTLSAAAVDHVAEIVETDWAETFERHVQDAFTVARTSTHDEPVVERTDDSLRVKLAFTAWDATEGVSDAKALAEYVEGTYAQGLIPGYEYRGPARSLQTNAQQRGQEPVDGGGPPL from the coding sequence ATGACTACTGACGAGTACGCAATGGCCGACGCCGTCGAGCGCGCACTCGACACGCACGACGCGTTCGAACCGGGAGCGGACGGATACGTCCTCGAAACGACCGTCTTCGACGTTTCGGTGACCGCGACCGCCGCGGAGGGAGAGCGCGACGGCGCGTTCGAGGTGACGGTCGTCGTCCCGACGCTCTCGGCGGCCGCCGTCGATCACGTGGCGGAGATCGTCGAGACCGACTGGGCGGAGACGTTCGAACGCCACGTTCAGGACGCCTTCACGGTCGCCCGAACCAGTACCCACGACGAGCCGGTCGTCGAACGAACCGACGACTCGCTTCGGGTGAAACTCGCCTTCACCGCGTGGGACGCCACCGAAGGAGTGTCTGACGCGAAAGCGCTCGCCGAGTACGTCGAAGGGACGTACGCGCAAGGACTCATTCCTGGGTACGAGTACCGAGGCCCGGCGCGGTCGCTACAGACGAACGCACAACAGAGAGGGCAGGAACCCGTCGATGGCGGTGGGCCACCGCTGTAA
- the cofC gene encoding 2-phospho-L-lactate guanylyltransferase, translated as MEVLVPFSTESPKSRLEPVLSERERRDFARAMAADVVEAIEAAGHHPHILSTGQIDVDVPVTVDERPLTDAVNARLSAHVDARGSDGGPEIAVVMADLAIATPSVLERLFETPGDVVIAPGRGGGTNAFVSRHPGFRVDYHGTSYLDHREIAATVGADVCVVDSFRLATDVDEPADLVEVLTHGDGRARTYLTDVGFTLQTTDGRVSASRPE; from the coding sequence ATGGAGGTTCTTGTCCCGTTCTCGACGGAATCGCCGAAGAGCCGGTTGGAACCGGTTCTCTCGGAGCGTGAGCGACGGGACTTCGCCCGAGCGATGGCAGCGGACGTCGTCGAGGCGATCGAGGCTGCCGGCCACCATCCGCACATCCTCTCGACCGGGCAAATCGACGTCGACGTTCCGGTGACGGTCGACGAGCGACCGCTCACCGACGCCGTGAACGCGCGGCTCTCGGCCCACGTCGACGCGCGCGGTTCCGATGGAGGGCCGGAGATCGCCGTCGTCATGGCCGATCTGGCCATCGCGACGCCGTCGGTGCTCGAACGGCTGTTCGAGACGCCGGGAGACGTCGTCATCGCACCCGGTCGAGGTGGTGGAACCAACGCGTTCGTCTCTCGACACCCAGGGTTTCGCGTCGACTACCACGGGACATCGTACCTCGATCACCGCGAGATCGCCGCCACCGTCGGAGCCGACGTGTGCGTCGTCGACTCCTTTCGACTCGCGACGGACGTCGACGAACCGGCCGACCTGGTCGAAGTGCTCACCCACGGAGACGGACGCGCACGTACGTATCTCACCGATGTTGGATTCACCCTGCAGACGACCGATGGACGCGTCAGCGCGTCCCGGCCGGAGTGA
- the hutI gene encoding imidazolonepropionase, which translates to MPELDAVIYDAAEIVVGPEPSGGDSKSLQRYEDAAVAIVDGVVESVGTSEAVIADFPPENATTAIDAAGKSVIPGFVDSHTHAVFAGDRSDEYAARLRGADYQEILAEGGGILRTVRAVRDASDDQLLANLQAELDVALEHGSTTVEVKSGYGLDTESELRLLEAIDRADRSHPVDVVATFMGAHAIPDDEDAAGYTERVIDDQLPAVAEQGIATFCDVFCEEDVFTPAQSRRVLTAGRDHGLVPKIHAEEFAHTGGARVGADVSAASADHLLQATEDDAEALADAGVVATLLPAAAFSLDTDYADPATFESAGATVALASDFNPNCHSQSMGFTVALACSKMKMTPESALAAATHGGAAALTHTDGAGGPVPAKTGTLRPGAPGDALVLDAPSHVHVPYSFGVNRVETVLKGGDRVHG; encoded by the coding sequence GTGCCTGAACTGGACGCGGTGATCTACGACGCGGCGGAGATCGTCGTCGGCCCCGAGCCGTCGGGAGGCGATTCGAAGAGCCTTCAGCGGTACGAAGACGCCGCAGTCGCGATCGTCGACGGCGTCGTCGAGTCGGTCGGAACGTCGGAGGCGGTCATCGCCGATTTCCCGCCGGAGAACGCGACGACGGCGATCGACGCCGCGGGAAAGAGCGTCATCCCCGGCTTCGTCGACTCACACACTCACGCCGTCTTCGCCGGCGACCGGTCCGACGAGTACGCCGCTCGACTGCGTGGGGCGGACTATCAGGAGATTCTCGCCGAAGGCGGCGGAATTCTCCGGACCGTGAGAGCGGTTCGCGACGCGAGCGACGATCAGCTCTTGGCGAACCTGCAGGCAGAGCTCGACGTCGCGCTCGAACACGGGTCGACGACGGTCGAAGTCAAGTCGGGCTACGGTCTGGACACAGAGAGTGAACTCAGACTCCTCGAGGCGATCGATCGAGCGGATCGGTCGCACCCGGTCGACGTCGTCGCCACGTTCATGGGGGCACACGCGATTCCCGACGACGAGGACGCAGCCGGTTACACCGAACGCGTGATCGACGACCAGCTCCCGGCGGTCGCCGAGCAGGGAATCGCCACGTTCTGTGACGTCTTTTGCGAGGAGGACGTCTTCACTCCCGCCCAGAGTAGACGCGTCCTCACCGCCGGTCGCGACCACGGGCTGGTTCCGAAGATTCACGCCGAAGAGTTCGCTCACACCGGTGGTGCCAGGGTGGGTGCAGACGTCAGCGCGGCGAGCGCAGATCACCTGCTCCAGGCGACGGAAGACGATGCCGAGGCGCTGGCGGATGCGGGCGTCGTCGCCACGTTGCTTCCGGCGGCGGCCTTCTCGCTCGATACCGACTACGCCGACCCGGCCACGTTCGAATCGGCGGGTGCGACGGTCGCGCTCGCGTCCGATTTCAACCCCAACTGCCACTCGCAGTCGATGGGGTTTACCGTCGCGCTCGCCTGTTCGAAGATGAAAATGACCCCCGAATCGGCGCTCGCGGCCGCCACCCACGGCGGGGCCGCGGCGCTGACCCACACCGATGGGGCGGGCGGGCCCGTCCCAGCAAAAACCGGAACGCTCCGACCGGGGGCACCGGGAGACGCGCTGGTGTTAGACGCCCCGAGTCACGTTCACGTTCCGTACAGTTTCGGCGTCAACCGCGTCGAAACCGTCCTGAAAGGAGGTGATCGAGTCCATGGGTGA
- a CDS encoding tubulin/FtsZ family protein codes for MKLAMIGFGQAGGKIVDRFLDYDDRTNSGIVRAAIAVNTAKADLIGLDRIPQENRVLIGQARVKGHGVGADNELGAEVAEEDIDEIQNAIDSIPTHEVDAFLVVAGMGGGTGSGGAPVLAKHLKRIYTIPVYGLGVLPGTDEGGIYTLNAARSFQTFVREVDNLLVFDNDSWRSAGESVEGGYDQINEEIVRRFGVLFGAGEVQAGQEVAESVVDSSEIINTLSGGGVSTVGYASEEVELNNTGGLLSRFTGGSSSPSGTDLDAANTTNRITSLVRKAALGRLTLPCEIDGAERALLVLSGPSNHLNRKGIERGRKWLEEETGSMEVRGGDYPRPVPEVSASILLSGVTNVPRIKRLQQVAIEAQDNMDDIQAESEENLEELVEEDADDLEPLF; via the coding sequence ATGAAGCTGGCGATGATCGGATTCGGACAGGCTGGAGGAAAAATCGTCGATCGATTCCTCGATTACGACGATCGAACGAACAGCGGTATCGTCCGCGCGGCGATCGCCGTCAACACCGCGAAAGCGGACCTCATCGGCCTCGACCGAATTCCCCAAGAAAACCGTGTACTGATCGGTCAGGCACGTGTGAAAGGACACGGCGTAGGAGCGGACAACGAACTCGGCGCGGAAGTCGCCGAAGAGGACATCGACGAGATCCAGAACGCGATCGACTCGATCCCGACCCACGAAGTCGACGCATTCCTGGTCGTCGCCGGCATGGGCGGCGGAACCGGCTCAGGCGGCGCGCCGGTGCTCGCAAAGCACTTAAAACGGATCTACACGATCCCGGTGTACGGCCTCGGCGTCCTCCCGGGAACGGACGAGGGTGGCATCTACACGCTCAACGCGGCCCGCTCGTTCCAGACGTTCGTCCGCGAGGTCGACAACCTGCTCGTCTTCGACAACGACTCCTGGCGAAGCGCCGGCGAGTCCGTCGAAGGCGGCTACGACCAGATCAACGAGGAGATCGTCCGACGGTTCGGCGTACTCTTCGGTGCCGGCGAGGTGCAGGCCGGCCAGGAGGTCGCAGAGAGCGTCGTCGACTCGTCCGAGATCATCAACACGCTCTCGGGCGGCGGCGTCTCGACGGTCGGCTACGCCTCCGAAGAGGTGGAACTGAACAACACGGGCGGGCTGCTCTCTCGCTTTACCGGCGGCTCCAGTTCGCCGAGCGGGACCGACCTCGACGCGGCGAACACGACCAACCGCATCACCAGTCTCGTCCGGAAAGCCGCCCTGGGTCGACTCACCCTACCCTGCGAAATCGACGGCGCCGAGCGCGCGCTGCTCGTTCTCAGCGGTCCTTCCAACCACCTAAACCGGAAGGGCATCGAGCGCGGCCGCAAGTGGCTCGAAGAGGAGACGGGCAGCATGGAAGTCCGCGGCGGCGACTACCCGCGTCCGGTCCCCGAGGTTTCGGCGTCGATCCTGCTCTCGGGCGTCACGAACGTCCCGCGGATCAAGCGCCTCCAGCAGGTCGCCATCGAGGCCCAGGACAACATGGACGACATCCAGGCCGAGAGCGAGGAAAACCTAGAAGAACTCGTCGAAGAGGACGCAGACGACCTCGAGCCCCTGTTCTAA
- the cofG gene encoding 7,8-didemethyl-8-hydroxy-5-deazariboflavin synthase subunit CofG → MIPGADAYDVELTVDDADVDALCAVTPADVSAPDELTFARNVFIPLTTACRYTCTYCTYFDPPGQASLLSLEEVREICRRGADAGCTEALFTFGDDPDDRYAKIHDTLDAWGYDSVHHYLRAACEVALEEGLLPHANPGDQTPEQMELVADVNASMGVMLETTAEVDAHAGPRRKEPGQRLATIRTAGELDVAFTTGILVGIGEDWYDRAESLLAIAELHERYGHVQEVIVQPVRTNERWDGGTPDVETMRRVIAMARVALPDEVSVQAPPNLAPVRELIDCGVDDLGGVSPVTDDHVNPDYAWPALRELEAIAEDAGLPLTERLPVYERFLPAELRSPEFDGTPADGVGTDSAVGATREWLSPRIGAAIEEDDDAGARYRSVMGLE, encoded by the coding sequence ATGATACCCGGGGCCGATGCGTACGACGTCGAACTGACGGTCGACGACGCCGACGTCGACGCGCTGTGTGCGGTCACCCCGGCGGACGTCTCCGCCCCGGACGAACTCACGTTCGCGAGAAACGTCTTCATCCCGCTGACGACGGCGTGTCGGTACACCTGCACCTACTGTACGTACTTCGACCCGCCCGGACAGGCATCGCTACTCTCGCTCGAGGAAGTCCGCGAAATCTGTCGACGAGGCGCCGACGCCGGCTGTACCGAGGCGTTATTTACGTTCGGCGACGACCCGGACGATCGCTACGCGAAGATTCACGACACGCTGGACGCGTGGGGATACGACTCGGTTCACCACTACCTTCGGGCGGCCTGCGAGGTCGCCCTGGAGGAGGGCCTGCTCCCGCACGCCAACCCCGGCGACCAGACGCCCGAGCAGATGGAACTGGTCGCAGACGTCAACGCCAGCATGGGCGTCATGCTGGAGACCACTGCCGAGGTGGACGCCCACGCGGGACCACGACGTAAAGAGCCGGGTCAGCGACTGGCGACGATCCGGACGGCCGGCGAACTCGACGTCGCGTTCACGACCGGTATCCTCGTCGGGATCGGCGAGGACTGGTACGATCGTGCCGAGAGCCTGCTCGCGATCGCCGAACTGCACGAGCGCTACGGCCACGTCCAGGAGGTGATCGTCCAGCCCGTCCGAACCAACGAGCGCTGGGACGGCGGGACGCCCGATGTAGAAACGATGCGTCGCGTGATCGCGATGGCCCGCGTGGCGCTCCCCGACGAGGTGTCCGTGCAGGCGCCGCCGAACCTGGCGCCCGTCCGCGAACTGATCGACTGCGGCGTCGACGACCTCGGCGGCGTCTCGCCGGTGACCGACGACCACGTCAACCCCGATTACGCCTGGCCCGCGCTTCGGGAGCTCGAAGCGATCGCCGAGGATGCGGGACTCCCGCTCACAGAGCGGTTGCCCGTCTACGAGCGCTTTTTGCCCGCCGAGTTGCGGTCGCCGGAGTTCGACGGGACGCCCGCGGACGGGGTTGGAACCGACTCCGCGGTGGGCGCGACTCGCGAGTGGCTCTCGCCGCGCATCGGTGCCGCCATCGAGGAAGACGACGACGCGGGTGCTCGATACCGGTCGGTCATGGGGCTCGAATGA